The following proteins come from a genomic window of Ammospiza nelsoni isolate bAmmNel1 chromosome 6, bAmmNel1.pri, whole genome shotgun sequence:
- the MGAT2 gene encoding alpha-1,6-mannosyl-glycoprotein 2-beta-N-acetylglucosaminyltransferase gives MRLRVYKRKVLLLALALALCALALWGTGGGGRRRQQQLQQQQQQRGGPGSTGEPPRVSEPPPAVPRRPAANASVAVAAEELSENATLSYRSLVYRLNFDQPVRNAGRFPARPDVVLVVQVHDRAEHLRLLLESLRRAPGVENVLLVLSHDLWAEELNRLAARVDFCPVLQVFFPFSIQLYPREFPGHDPRDCPRDVGKAAALRLGCINAEFPDSFGHYREARFAQTKHHWWWKLHFVWERVRALREHAGPVLFLEEDHYLAPDFYHVLKRLWALRQRECPECQLVSLGTYSPVRGGFAGRADKVEMKTWKSTEHNMGMAFGRDTYQKLIECTDAFCTYDDYNWDWTLQHLTVSCLPKFWKVLVPEIPRIFHTGDCGMHHKKSCRPSTQSAKIDSLLNSNQQYLFPEAMSVSKRYSMAPLSPHVKNGGWGDIRDHELCKSYRRLQ, from the coding sequence ATGCGGCTGCGCGTCTACAAGCgcaaggtgctgctgctggcgctggcGCTGGCGCTCTGCGCCCTGGCGCTCTGGGGtaccggcggcggcgggcggcggcggcagcagcagctgcagcagcagcagcagcagcggggcgGTCCCGGTAGCACCGGGGAGCCGCCGCGGGTCAGCGAGCCCCCGCCGGCGGTaccgcgccgccccgccgccaACGCGTCGGTCGCCGTGGCGGCGGAGGAGCTGTCCGAGAACGCGACGCTGAGTTACCGCTCGCTCGTGTACCGCCTGAACTTCGACCAGCCGGTGCGGAACGCCGGGCGCTTCCCGGCGCGGCCCGACGTGGTGCTCGTGGTGCAGGTGCACGACCGCGCCGAGCACCTGCGGCTGCTGCTCGAGTCGCTGCGGCGGGCGCCGGGCGTGGAGAAcgtgctgctggtgctgagccaCGACCTGTGGGCCGAGGAGCTGAACCGGCTGGCGGCCCGCGTGGACTTCTGCCCGGTGCTGCAGGTGTTCTTCCCGTTCAGCATCCAGCTGTACCCGCGCGAGTTCCCGGGCCACGACCCCCGCGACTGCCCCCGCGACGTGGGCAAGGCGGCGGCGCTGCGGCTGGGCTGCATCAACGCCGAGTTCCCGGACTCGTTCGGGCACTACCGCGAGGCGCGCTTCGCGCAGACCAAGCACCACTGGTGGTGGAAGCTGCACTTCGTGTGGGAGCGCGTGCGGGCGCTGCGGGAGCACGCGGGGCCCGTGCTGTTCCTGGAGGAGGATCATTACCTGGCGCCCGACTTCTACCACGTCCTCAAGCGGCTCTGGGCGCTGCGCCAGCGCGAGTGCCCCGAGTGCCAGCTCGTGTCGCTGGGCACCTACAGCCCCGTGCGGGGCGGCTTCGCCGGCCGCGCCGACAAGGTGGAGATGAAGACGTGGAAGTCCACGGAGCACAACATGGGCATGGCCTTCGGCAGAGACACCTACCAGAAGCTCATCGAGTGCACGGACGCCTTCTGCACCTACGATGACTACAACTGGGACTGGACTCTGCAGCACTTGACTGTCTCTTGTCTTCCAAAGTTCTGGAAAGTGCTGGTTCCCGAAATCCCCAGGATTTTTCACACGGGGGACTGTGGCATGCACCACAAGAAATCCTGCAGACCGTCCACCCAGAGTGCCAAAATCGACTCTCTCTTGAACAGCAACCAACAGTACCTGTTTCCCGAGGCGATGAGTGTCAGTAAAAGGTACTCCATggctcccctgtcccctcacgTCAAGAACGGAGGGTGGGGAGACATCAGGGACCACGAACTCTGTAAGAGCTACCGCAGACTCCAGTGA
- the LRR1 gene encoding leucine-rich repeat protein 1, with protein MRLQCEVEVLSRLLPTCGLRGRGRAARALLSLGRPPGAAGAGIYLMVCTARDRGGARYKVQQNVERLFTRFVEEGKATVRLREPAVDLCLSKANVINLKTFLSAVRLAHQGNDSGVLPLSPLVPAKNSDVEKPKTKMIITSRRDYPLTKSFPFSLEHLQTSYCKLARIDSRVLSLRRLRKLDLSHNHIKQLPATLGDLAFLQELDLHDNHLEAFSGALCSSGLQKSLQLLDLSQNQIQALPLEFCQLRGLVQLRLDDNALLRLPCRIGQLSRLRFLSAARNKLPFLPWDFRNLSLENLDLFGNPFEQPNPLVPNIQLKIPLTLLECAARATVNHRIPYGCHLLPSHLCKDLEVAKTCRCGSACLSSFIQITVTMNLHHVAHTVVLVDNMGGTDAPVLCYFCSLHCYSQFLDRHLQSHG; from the exons atgCGGCTGCAGTGCGAGGTGGAGGTGCTCAGCCGGCTCCTGCCCACCTGcgggctgcggggccgcggccgcgccGCGCGGGCGCTGCTGTCGCTCGGGCGCCCTCCCGGCGCCGCCGGTGCCGGGATTTACCTCATGGTGTGCACGGCGCGGGACCGCGGCGGGGCTCGCTACAAG GTGCAGCAGAACGTGGAGCGGCTCTTCACGCGCTTCGTGGAGGAGGGAAAGGCCACGGTGCGGCTGCGGGAGCCCGCGGTGGATCTGTGCCTCAGCAAG GCAAATGTGATCAATTTAAAGACTTTCCTTTCAGCCGTGAGACTGGCTCACCAAGGCAACGACAGCGGTGTCCTCCCTCTCTCACCTCTGGTCCCAGCAAAGAACTCCGACGTGGAGAAGCCCAAAACCAAAATGATCATCACTTCCAGGAGGGATTATCCCCTCACCAAGAGCTTCCCCTTCTCCCTGGAGCACCTGCAGACCTCGTACTGCAAGCTGGCCAGGATCGACAGCAGGGTGCTGAGCCTGCGGCGGCTGCGCAAGCTGGACCTGAGCCACAACCACATCAAGCAGCTGCCGGCCACGCTGGGGGACCTGGCGTTCCTGCAGGAGCTCGACCTGCACGACAACCACCTGGAGGCCTTCAGCGGGGCCCTGTGCAGCTCGGGCCTGCAGaaatccctgcagctgctggaccTGAGCCAGAACCAGATCCAGGCGCTGCCGCTGGAGTTCTGCCAGCTGCGGGGCCTGGTGCAGCTGCGGCTGGACGACAACGCCCTGCTGCGCCTGCCCTGCCGCATCGGGCAGCTGAGCCGCCTGCGCTTCCTGTCGGCCGCGCGCAACAAgctgcccttcctgccctggGACTTCAGGAACCTCTCCCTGGAGAACCTGGACCTCTTTGGGAACCCCTTTGAGCAGCCCAACCCGCTGGTGCCCAACATCCAGCTGAAGATCCCCCTGACTCTGCTGGAGTGTGCTGCCAGGGCCACGGTCAATCACAG GATCCCTTATGGCTGCCacctgctcccttcccacctGTGCAAGGACCTGGAGGTGGCCAAGACGTGTCGCTGCGGGAGCGCCTGCCTGAGCAGCTTCATCCAGATCACGGTGACCATGAACCTGCACCACGTGGCGCACACCGTGGTGCTCGTGGACAACATGGGCGGCACCGACGCGCCCGTGCTCTGCTActtctgctccctgcactgctaCTCCCAGTTCCTGGACAGGCACCTCCAGAGCCACGGCTGA
- the RPS29 gene encoding small ribosomal subunit protein uS14: MGHQQLYWSHPRKFGQGSRSCRVCSNRHGLIRKYGLNMCRQCFRQYAKDIGFIKLD; the protein is encoded by the exons ATGGGCCACCAGCAGCTCTACTGGAGCCACCCCAGGAAGTTCGGGCAGGGCTCTCGCTCTTG CCGCGTGTGCTCCAACCGCCACGGCCTCATCCGCAAGTACGGGCTCAACATGTGCCGGCAGTGCTTCCGCCAGTACGCCAAGGACATCGGCTTCATCAAG CTGGACTGA